The Syntrophales bacterium region GTCCTGTGGACGGGGATAGGCGAATTCAAGCGATTTCCTTACTTTGGGAGGTATTGTGGAAGAAGTAAAAAAATTATTGGGGCGGCGAGTAAGATACCTGCGGAACCTCCGCGGCATGACCCAGGAGCAATTGGGAGATAAGGCAGGTGTGAATTATAAATATCTGGGGGCCATTGAAAGAGGTGAGAAAAACCCAGCTACCGATAATCTTGCTAAAATTGCCGGTGCATTGAATGTTAAGCTTCACGAACTTCTTATTT contains the following coding sequences:
- a CDS encoding helix-turn-helix transcriptional regulator, with translation MEEVKKLLGRRVRYLRNLRGMTQEQLGDKAGVNYKYLGAIERGEKNPATDNLAKIAGALNVKLHELLIFEHEIEDIQLLKKKIDDLLKNASIKELKTIYRVIEAIWR